One stretch of Janibacter limosus DNA includes these proteins:
- a CDS encoding acyl-CoA carboxylase subunit beta → MTILSSTLDSSSPQAQEAAAAMKASLAEIGVEIAKSVAGGGEKYTARHHKRGKLTARERIELLLDLESPFLELATLAGYGSNFTVGGSIVAGIGLVSGVECLILANDPTVKGGTSNPPGLRKTLRMHEVALQNRLPVITLVESGGADLPTQKDIFIPGGATFRNLTRLSKEGIPTIALVFGNSTAGGAYLPGMSDHVVMIEQQSKVFLAGPPLVKAATGEESDDESLGGADMHARVSGLADHYALDEQDAIRIGRNIVSRLNHRKASGPATSDPKPPRYPADELLSIVPPDLKSPFDPREVIARIVDDSDFDEFKPLYGSSLVTGWAQLHGFPVGILANARGVLFSEESQKATQFIQLANRSNTPLLFLHNTTGYMVGKEYEQNGIIKHGSMMINAVSNSTVPHISLLLGNSYGAGHYGMCGRAYDPRFVFTWPSARSSVMGATQLADVITNVSRASALAQSKPFDEEGAAAMHAAIEKQISAEAMPMVLSGLVYDDGIIDPRDTRDVLGVALSAIHTAPVEGTSSFGVFRM, encoded by the coding sequence ATGACAATCCTCAGCAGCACGCTCGACTCGAGCAGCCCCCAGGCGCAGGAGGCGGCGGCGGCGATGAAGGCCTCCCTCGCCGAGATCGGTGTGGAGATCGCCAAGTCGGTTGCCGGTGGCGGCGAAAAGTACACCGCCCGCCACCACAAGCGCGGCAAGCTCACCGCACGTGAGCGGATCGAGCTCCTGCTCGACCTGGAGTCCCCCTTCCTCGAGCTGGCCACGCTGGCGGGCTACGGGTCTAACTTCACCGTCGGCGGCTCGATCGTCGCCGGCATCGGCCTGGTCTCCGGGGTCGAGTGCCTCATCCTCGCCAATGACCCCACGGTCAAGGGCGGGACGAGCAACCCCCCCGGCCTGAGGAAGACCCTGCGGATGCACGAGGTGGCTCTGCAGAACCGCCTGCCGGTCATCACCCTCGTCGAGTCCGGCGGCGCCGACCTGCCGACCCAGAAGGACATCTTCATCCCCGGTGGGGCGACCTTCCGCAACCTCACGCGCCTGTCCAAGGAGGGCATCCCGACGATCGCCCTCGTCTTCGGCAACTCCACCGCCGGCGGCGCCTACCTGCCCGGCATGAGCGACCACGTCGTGATGATCGAGCAGCAGTCCAAGGTCTTCCTCGCCGGTCCCCCGCTCGTCAAGGCGGCCACCGGTGAGGAGTCCGACGACGAGTCCCTCGGTGGCGCGGACATGCACGCCCGCGTCTCCGGCTTGGCCGACCACTACGCCCTGGACGAGCAGGACGCGATCCGCATCGGGCGCAACATCGTCTCGCGACTGAACCACCGCAAGGCCTCGGGCCCGGCGACGAGCGACCCGAAGCCGCCGCGTTACCCGGCGGACGAGCTGCTGTCGATCGTGCCCCCGGACCTGAAGTCCCCCTTCGACCCGCGCGAGGTCATCGCCCGGATCGTCGACGACAGCGACTTCGACGAGTTCAAGCCGCTCTACGGTTCCTCGCTCGTCACCGGCTGGGCCCAGCTGCACGGCTTCCCCGTCGGCATCCTGGCCAACGCCCGCGGCGTGCTCTTCAGCGAGGAGTCACAGAAGGCGACGCAGTTCATCCAGCTCGCCAACCGCTCGAACACCCCGCTGCTCTTCCTGCACAACACGACCGGGTACATGGTCGGCAAGGAGTACGAGCAGAACGGGATCATCAAGCACGGCTCGATGATGATCAACGCCGTGTCCAACTCGACCGTCCCGCACATCTCGCTGCTCCTGGGCAACTCCTACGGGGCCGGTCACTACGGGATGTGCGGCCGGGCCTATGACCCGAGGTTCGTCTTCACGTGGCCCTCGGCGCGCTCGTCCGTCATGGGCGCCACCCAGCTGGCCGATGTGATCACGAATGTCTCCCGAGCCTCCGCCCTGGCCCAGAGCAAGCCCTTCGACGAAGAGGGCGCGGCGGCCATGCACGCTGCCATCGAGAAGCAGATCAGCGCCGAGGCCATGCCCATGGTCCTGTCGGGACTCGTCTACGACGACGGCATCATCGACCCCAGGGACACGCGAGATGTCCTGGGAGTAGCCCTGTCCGCGATCCACACCGCACCGGTCGAGGGGACGTCCTCCTTCGGCGTCTTCCGGATGTGA
- a CDS encoding acyl-CoA dehydrogenase family protein — MSYDDWSSEEMTALRATTREFVKREVLPHQDEWEREGELPRSLHVKAGELGLIGVGFPEHAGGGGGGERAAITVAEALHEAGAAGGLYASLFTAGIACPHIVTASNQEQIDRWVAPTLAGHKIGALGITEPDGGSDVGGLRTTARRDGEDYIVNGSKTYITSGVRADFVTTAVRTGGQDNPGSRGLSLMVIEKGMPGFEVSRRLDKMGWRCSDTAELSFTDVRVPASHLIGPENAGFLLIGSAFLTERIALAAQAYSQAQRCLDLATQWCRERTTFGAPLISRQSVQNTLVEMAGRIDIARTYTRALIDRSMAGEDLGSLIPAVCFAKNNATRTGEWVASEALQLFGGMGYMTECEVERQYRDMRILGIGGGTVEILNQMAARRMGLVA; from the coding sequence ATGAGCTACGACGACTGGTCCTCGGAAGAGATGACGGCGCTGCGGGCGACCACCCGCGAGTTCGTCAAGCGCGAGGTCCTCCCCCACCAGGACGAGTGGGAACGGGAGGGCGAGCTGCCCCGCTCCCTGCACGTCAAGGCCGGAGAGCTGGGACTCATCGGCGTCGGCTTCCCGGAGCACGCCGGAGGCGGGGGCGGCGGAGAGCGTGCCGCGATCACCGTGGCCGAGGCGCTCCACGAGGCGGGGGCCGCAGGCGGCCTGTATGCCTCTCTCTTCACCGCCGGGATCGCCTGCCCACACATCGTCACCGCCAGCAACCAGGAGCAGATCGACCGCTGGGTCGCCCCGACCCTGGCCGGCCACAAGATCGGCGCGCTGGGCATCACGGAGCCCGACGGCGGCTCGGACGTCGGCGGTCTGCGCACCACGGCCCGCCGCGACGGCGAGGACTACATCGTCAACGGGTCCAAGACCTACATCACCTCTGGTGTGCGCGCCGACTTCGTCACCACGGCAGTGCGTACCGGTGGTCAGGACAATCCCGGCAGTCGGGGCCTGTCCCTGATGGTGATCGAGAAGGGCATGCCGGGCTTCGAGGTCAGCCGCCGCCTGGACAAGATGGGCTGGCGCTGCTCGGACACCGCGGAGCTGTCCTTCACCGACGTGCGGGTCCCGGCGAGCCACCTCATCGGCCCGGAGAACGCCGGCTTCCTGCTCATCGGCAGCGCCTTCCTCACCGAGCGGATCGCGCTGGCCGCGCAGGCCTACTCCCAGGCCCAGCGCTGCCTCGACCTCGCGACGCAGTGGTGCCGTGAGCGCACGACCTTCGGCGCACCCCTCATCTCTCGCCAGTCCGTGCAGAACACGCTCGTCGAGATGGCCGGGCGCATCGACATCGCCCGGACCTACACGCGGGCCCTGATCGACCGCTCCATGGCGGGCGAGGACCTGGGCTCGCTGATCCCGGCCGTGTGCTTCGCCAAGAACAATGCCACGCGCACCGGTGAGTGGGTGGCCAGCGAAGCCCTCCAGCTCTTCGGCGGGATGGGCTACATGACCGAGTGCGAGGTGGAGCGGCAGTACCGCGACATGCGCATCCTCGGTATCGGCGGTGGCACCGTCGAGATCCTCAACCAGATGGCCGCACGACGGATGGGACTCGTGGCATGA